A region of Streptomyces sp. NBC_01788 DNA encodes the following proteins:
- a CDS encoding FAD-binding and (Fe-S)-binding domain-containing protein: protein MTDLGDLSELRAELCRAVRGEVAFDVTSRALTTMDASNYRRVPLGVVAPRDADDVAAVLKVCRARGVPVVARGGGTSIAGQATGTGVVLDFTRHMNRVLDLDPGERIAVVQPGVVLDRLQEAAAPHGLRFGPDPSTHSRCTLGGMIGNNACGSHSVAWGTTADSVRELSVLTARGQRLRLGRGWAGAPDGLRELVDSELARLRTGFPRLPRRISGYALDALLPENGADVARSFCGSEGTLGVLTEAVVRLVETPPARVLAVLGYADEGAAADAAAGLLPYRPLTVEGMARDLVPSAAAGLPRGDAWLFVETGGETAGQARARAEAIVRAADIVDAAIVGDPAAQRALWRIREDASGTATRMPDGTEAWPGWEDCAVPPERLGAYLRRFRELLAAHGLRGAPYGHFGDGCIHVRIDFDLLTRAGIGRFRRFSGELAELVVAHGGSLSGEHGDGQARAELLPTMYGERMVALFEQVKGVWDCDDLLNPGMLVRPAPLDANLRFAVLPRRPVDVAFGYTADRGDFSAAVRRCVGVAKCRTTEVSGAAVMCPSFRVTGEEEHSTRGRARLLHEMLAGELVTDGWRSVEVRDALDLCLSCKGCRSDCPVGVDMATYKAEFLHHHYAGRRRPAAHYALGRLPVWLRWAACTRTAPLLNALAALRPLASAVKRLGGITPERGIPRLAREPFTRWWRRRPYAPADGREGAGDLVVLWPDTFTEHLSPSVGRAAVRVLEAAGLRVALPPTLRPRRPPVGDGSSALLNPVSVLRGRGRVCCGLTYVSTGQLDRARAVLRRTLDLMEPVMDTDTPVVVLEPSCAAALRTDLPELLPEDPRARRLADRVLTFAEALGRHAPGWTPPLLDRPVAGQTHCHQHAVLGDAADRRLREAAGLTGELSGGCCGLAGNFGFEKGHWEVSAACAGEQLLPSVRRAPAGAVILADGYSCRTQLDQLAGVRGRHLAEVLAEGLDGRGDT, encoded by the coding sequence ATGACCGATCTCGGGGATCTTTCGGAGCTTCGGGCGGAGCTGTGCCGGGCCGTGCGCGGGGAGGTGGCGTTCGACGTCACCTCACGGGCGCTGACCACCATGGACGCGTCCAACTACCGGCGGGTTCCGCTGGGTGTGGTGGCTCCGCGGGACGCCGACGACGTGGCGGCGGTCCTCAAGGTCTGCCGGGCGCGCGGAGTGCCGGTGGTCGCGCGGGGCGGCGGGACGTCGATCGCGGGCCAGGCGACCGGGACGGGCGTGGTGCTCGACTTCACCCGGCACATGAACCGGGTGCTGGACCTCGACCCCGGGGAGCGGATCGCCGTGGTCCAGCCGGGCGTGGTCCTGGACCGGCTCCAGGAGGCCGCCGCGCCGCACGGGCTCCGCTTCGGGCCGGACCCGTCCACGCACAGCCGGTGCACGCTCGGCGGGATGATCGGCAACAACGCGTGCGGCTCCCACTCGGTGGCCTGGGGGACGACCGCGGACAGTGTGCGGGAACTGTCGGTGCTCACCGCGCGCGGGCAGCGGCTGCGGCTCGGGCGAGGGTGGGCCGGGGCGCCGGACGGGCTGCGGGAGCTGGTGGACAGCGAGCTCGCCCGGCTGCGGACCGGTTTCCCGCGGCTGCCCCGCCGTATCTCCGGGTACGCCCTGGACGCCCTGCTGCCCGAGAACGGCGCGGACGTGGCGCGCTCCTTCTGCGGCTCGGAGGGCACCCTCGGCGTGCTGACGGAGGCGGTCGTACGGCTCGTCGAAACGCCCCCCGCGCGCGTGCTGGCCGTGCTGGGGTACGCCGACGAGGGCGCCGCCGCCGACGCCGCGGCCGGACTGCTGCCGTACAGGCCGCTGACGGTGGAGGGGATGGCGCGGGACCTGGTGCCGTCCGCGGCGGCCGGGCTGCCGCGCGGGGACGCCTGGCTGTTCGTGGAGACCGGCGGGGAGACGGCGGGGCAGGCACGCGCGCGTGCCGAGGCGATCGTGCGGGCGGCCGACATCGTGGACGCCGCGATCGTCGGGGATCCGGCCGCGCAGCGCGCGCTGTGGCGGATCAGGGAGGACGCGAGCGGTACGGCGACCCGGATGCCGGACGGCACGGAGGCGTGGCCGGGGTGGGAGGACTGCGCGGTGCCGCCGGAGCGGCTGGGCGCGTATCTGCGGCGGTTCCGGGAGCTGCTGGCCGCCCATGGGCTGCGGGGCGCCCCGTACGGGCACTTCGGGGACGGCTGCATCCACGTCCGTATCGACTTCGACCTGCTGACCCGGGCCGGCATCGGCCGGTTCCGGCGGTTCTCGGGGGAGCTGGCCGAGCTGGTGGTGGCGCACGGCGGTTCGCTGTCCGGGGAGCACGGGGACGGGCAGGCCCGCGCAGAGCTGCTGCCGACGATGTACGGCGAGCGGATGGTGGCCCTCTTCGAGCAGGTCAAGGGGGTGTGGGACTGCGACGACCTGCTCAATCCCGGGATGCTGGTCCGTCCGGCGCCCCTGGACGCGAACCTGCGCTTCGCCGTGCTGCCGCGCCGTCCGGTCGACGTGGCCTTCGGGTACACGGCCGACCGGGGGGACTTCTCGGCGGCCGTGCGCCGGTGCGTCGGGGTTGCGAAGTGCCGTACGACCGAGGTGTCGGGCGCCGCGGTCATGTGCCCCTCCTTCCGGGTCACGGGCGAGGAGGAGCACTCCACGCGCGGGCGTGCCCGGTTGCTGCACGAGATGCTCGCCGGTGAGCTGGTGACCGACGGCTGGCGGTCGGTGGAGGTCCGGGACGCGCTCGACCTGTGCCTGTCGTGCAAGGGGTGCCGGTCGGACTGCCCGGTCGGGGTCGACATGGCCACGTACAAGGCGGAGTTCCTGCACCACCACTACGCCGGACGGCGCCGCCCGGCCGCCCACTACGCCCTCGGCCGGCTTCCGGTGTGGCTGCGCTGGGCCGCCTGTACGCGCACCGCGCCACTGCTGAACGCGCTCGCCGCCCTGCGGCCACTCGCCTCGGCGGTGAAACGGCTCGGCGGAATCACACCCGAACGAGGGATCCCGCGACTGGCGCGCGAGCCGTTCACCCGATGGTGGCGCAGGCGGCCGTACGCACCGGCGGACGGCAGGGAGGGGGCGGGCGATCTGGTCGTCCTGTGGCCGGACACCTTCACCGAGCACCTGTCGCCGTCCGTGGGCCGCGCGGCCGTCCGCGTGCTGGAAGCGGCCGGGCTGCGGGTGGCGCTCCCGCCGACCCTGCGCCCGCGCCGCCCTCCGGTGGGCGACGGAAGCTCGGCGCTGCTGAACCCCGTGTCCGTCCTGCGCGGCCGGGGCCGCGTCTGCTGCGGCCTGACATACGTCTCCACCGGCCAGCTGGATCGGGCCCGCGCGGTGCTGCGCCGCACCCTGGACCTGATGGAACCGGTGATGGACACCGACACGCCGGTCGTCGTCCTGGAACCGAGCTGCGCCGCCGCCCTGCGCACCGACCTGCCGGAGCTGCTGCCCGAGGATCCGCGGGCCCGCCGCCTGGCCGACCGCGTGCTGACCTTCGCGGAGGCCCTCGGGCGCCACGCCCCCGGCTGGACCCCGCCCCTTCTGGACCGCCCGGTCGCCGGGCAGACCCACTGCCACCAGCACGCCGTGCTCGGCGACGCGGCCGACCGGCGCCTGCGCGAGGCGGCAGGGCTGACCGGCGAGCTGTCCGGCGGCTGCTGCGGTCTGGCCGGGAACTTCGGTTTCGAGAAGGGCCACTGGGAGGTGTCGGCCGCCTGTGCCGGGGAACAGCTCCTGCCGTCGGTACGCCGGGCCCCGGCCGGCGCGGTGATCCTCGCGGACGGCTACTCGTGCCGCACCCAGCTGGACCAACTGGCCGGAGTACGGGGCCGCCATCTGGCGGAGGTACTGGCGGAGGGACTGGACGGACGCGGCGACACATGA